One genomic region from Deltaproteobacteria bacterium encodes:
- a CDS encoding Ppx/GppA family phosphatase: MSPRRSAFIDIGTNAVLCLIADLRDTGRFRVLDDLAEVAGLGRGVDQSGAISAAGEQRCLETLERYRDHCQNLGVDEIVAVGTSALRDARNSAEVRERLRARLGFEIRVISGDEEAAYSFLAVERGLSLIGELLVIDIGGGSTEFILGNSAGVTLAESVDIGSVRLTERFLHTDPVGADEIVSMNRAIDRQLMPLLARYGNWQTPPTLVGIAGTFTTLSSVEKQMARYVHAEVHGCRLSLAEVRRQIGLFSECTLAERQRIVGLEAKRADVILAGACLIERILILLGSDSVVVSDQGVRYGLLHERAQSL, encoded by the coding sequence ATGAGTCCACGCCGGAGCGCGTTCATCGATATCGGCACCAACGCCGTGCTCTGTTTGATCGCCGACTTGCGCGACACCGGCCGCTTTCGCGTGCTCGACGATTTGGCCGAAGTCGCCGGCTTGGGGCGCGGCGTCGATCAAAGCGGTGCGATCAGCGCCGCCGGCGAGCAGCGCTGTCTGGAAACTCTCGAACGCTACCGTGACCATTGTCAAAACCTCGGCGTCGACGAGATCGTCGCCGTCGGCACCAGCGCGCTACGCGATGCGCGCAATAGCGCCGAGGTGCGTGAGCGCTTGCGCGCGCGGCTCGGCTTCGAGATTCGCGTGATCTCGGGGGATGAAGAGGCAGCTTACTCTTTTCTGGCGGTGGAGCGCGGATTGTCTTTGATCGGCGAGCTTTTGGTCATCGACATCGGCGGCGGCAGCACGGAATTTATTTTGGGCAACAGCGCCGGCGTGACATTGGCCGAGAGCGTCGATATCGGCTCGGTGCGGCTCACCGAACGGTTTCTCCATACCGATCCGGTGGGCGCCGATGAAATCGTTTCGATGAACCGCGCCATCGATCGACAATTGATGCCGCTACTGGCGCGCTACGGGAATTGGCAAACGCCGCCGACTCTCGTCGGCATCGCCGGCACGTTTACGACGCTCTCTTCGGTGGAAAAACAAATGGCGCGCTACGTCCATGCCGAAGTTCACGGCTGTCGATTGAGCCTGGCGGAAGTGCGGCGGCAGATAGGTTTGTTTAGTGAGTGCACGCTCGCCGAACGTCAGCGCATCGTCGGCCTCGAAGCCAAGCGCGCCGACGTGATTCTCGCTGGCGCTTGTTTGATCGAACGGATCTTAATTTTGTTGGGTAGCGACAGTGTTGTCGTCAGCGATCAAGGCGTGCGCTATGGTTTGTTACACGAGCGCGCGCAAAGTCTGTAA
- a CDS encoding HU family DNA-binding protein, whose product MTKADLIEAVAKAAQLNKRTAGEAVDATFEGIVKAIKKSKRFQVPGFGTFTLRSRKARKGRNPQTGDVIMIKASRTVGFKPAADLKREL is encoded by the coding sequence ATGACGAAAGCAGATCTTATCGAAGCGGTGGCGAAGGCGGCGCAGTTGAACAAACGGACGGCGGGCGAAGCGGTGGATGCGACCTTCGAAGGCATCGTCAAGGCGATCAAGAAGAGCAAACGTTTTCAAGTTCCCGGCTTCGGCACCTTCACGTTGCGCTCGCGCAAGGCGCGCAAGGGGAGAAATCCCCAGACCGGCGACGTGATCATGATCAAAGCGAGCCGCACCGTCGGTTTCAAACCGGCGGCGGATCTGAAGCGAGAGTTATAA